A genomic region of Criblamydia sequanensis CRIB-18 contains the following coding sequences:
- a CDS encoding S10 family peptidase, whose protein sequence is MIKAIIFRFYLLLLPFSLLAKTLEENPVVSKHSITINNTPIEYQTAAGSYITQSKSGHKAKVYFVSYFKTGEDAKERPITFCFNGGPGASSTFLQLGGIGPKKAALDINDASKRFKIQDNDLSILDLTDLVFIDPVSTGYSHALDKKKEKLFHGVERDIDILSEFIRLFLIKNDRFASPKYLLGASYGAYRVIGLLLNLEKRKILCQGVILISPALDLNLINLGDEEDLTYIFSLPTYAAIASYHGKIQENDLSHLLEKAEYFSKTTYLTTLFQGNNVQKKDKLETLKKLNEFTSLDISLIKKSNLRIAPSVFTKQLLASQNKLVGRFDGRITGSSYLNLKPWSEYDPSFSSIVTTLNSAYHVFAKNTLRFEIEEEYRILANVFPWKGFSQGEIAPSFRDDIARLMSIYPFFKMFVASGIYDLATPYFGTSYYLSHLNVPLRPVYPIEHHIYPAGHMLYMDKAVLPDLKRDLTNYFQLVR, encoded by the coding sequence GTGATCAAAGCCATCATTTTTCGCTTTTATCTTCTTTTACTTCCTTTTTCTCTTCTTGCTAAAACCCTAGAAGAAAACCCGGTTGTTTCAAAACACAGCATAACAATAAACAATACCCCGATTGAATATCAAACCGCAGCCGGCAGCTACATTACTCAAAGTAAAAGCGGCCATAAAGCCAAAGTTTATTTTGTTTCTTATTTTAAAACGGGGGAGGATGCTAAAGAAAGGCCCATAACTTTTTGTTTTAATGGAGGCCCGGGCGCTTCTTCGACGTTTCTTCAATTAGGGGGGATCGGGCCTAAGAAAGCGGCTCTCGACATAAATGACGCCTCAAAACGTTTTAAAATACAAGATAATGATTTATCCATATTGGATCTAACCGACCTTGTCTTTATCGATCCTGTTTCAACAGGCTATAGCCACGCCCTTGATAAAAAAAAGGAGAAGCTTTTTCACGGTGTTGAAAGAGATATCGATATTTTGAGTGAATTCATTCGGCTTTTTTTAATAAAAAATGATCGTTTTGCGTCGCCCAAATATTTACTTGGAGCAAGTTATGGAGCTTATAGGGTTATTGGACTTCTTTTGAATCTTGAAAAGCGGAAAATCTTATGTCAAGGAGTGATTTTAATTTCACCGGCCCTTGATTTAAATCTTATTAACTTAGGAGATGAGGAGGATTTAACTTATATTTTTAGCCTACCAACCTACGCCGCTATAGCTTCCTATCATGGAAAAATCCAAGAAAACGACTTATCACATCTTTTAGAAAAGGCGGAATATTTCTCTAAAACAACCTATCTTACCACTCTTTTTCAGGGAAATAACGTCCAAAAAAAAGATAAACTTGAAACTTTAAAAAAATTGAATGAATTCACTTCCCTAGACATAAGCCTTATTAAAAAGTCGAACCTCAGAATCGCGCCAAGTGTTTTTACAAAGCAGTTATTAGCTTCTCAAAATAAACTTGTAGGACGCTTCGATGGTCGAATTACAGGAAGCAGCTATTTAAATCTAAAGCCCTGGTCTGAATACGACCCAAGTTTTTCTTCAATCGTCACAACTTTAAACAGCGCCTATCATGTTTTTGCAAAAAACACCCTTCGTTTTGAAATCGAAGAAGAGTATCGAATATTGGCTAATGTTTTTCCCTGGAAGGGCTTTTCTCAAGGGGAAATCGCCCCTTCGTTTAGGGATGATATTGCGAGATTAATGAGTATTTATCCTTTCTTCAAAATGTTTGTTGCAAGCGGCATTTATGATTTAGCGACCCCTTACTTTGGGACAAGTTACTATCTCTCTCATTTAAATGTACCGCTAAGGCCTGTATACCCCATAGAGCATCACATCTATCCTGCAGGGCACATGCTTTATATGGATAAAGCGGTTTTGCCTGACCTAAAAAGAGATCTTACAAACTATTTTCAATTAGTTAGATAA
- a CDS encoding PP2C family serine/threonine-protein phosphatase, with the protein MSNTVSTLPFWTPLHFGNHDLASPVEKFSEVYFELGGIIAEIVHLHDSHIEVALNKLNPPPFILTCAKVVLIATMLLPLTVFLLVVKWILRARTVFVIQNQNPKKTGEGESTLSKEEKKENELQELHKKIKDFEIKPENADEFNGLLAQFIDSYLENEDYPRLVVGEEGLDLYELYQQALTNWRDFRVSFNREKTCKKVSHVIELSSILKPLRKSKKITKNRNKDTSQLNPQLINDKWVSRVTALSTDHKNNEDRTQATIINHKDGPINYFAVYDGHGGSDCSEKLKEHLHTYVEKELQNISLSDPLATSNALKKAFIKANQAWKEAAEENMYLNGGSTATVTLWQRDVLYTANAGDSRAVLIVDDEIIQLSKDAKLEDPRFTRSVTKRGGVIKKNRVMGSIGMARCFGDLGIKGLTARPTISRYKVDNAAGKKIFLIIASDGVWDVLSTPDVLKVYKELETKEVETLSDSLVNSALKLESQDDITVLVTSPGLV; encoded by the coding sequence ATGTCAAATACCGTATCAACCCTCCCTTTTTGGACCCCTCTTCACTTTGGAAACCATGACTTGGCAAGTCCCGTAGAAAAGTTTTCTGAGGTCTATTTTGAATTGGGCGGCATTATCGCAGAAATCGTACATCTCCATGATAGCCATATTGAAGTGGCTTTAAATAAATTGAATCCACCGCCCTTTATCCTAACTTGCGCAAAAGTAGTCTTGATTGCAACTATGCTTTTGCCCTTAACTGTCTTCTTGCTTGTCGTTAAATGGATACTAAGAGCCAGGACTGTATTTGTCATTCAAAATCAAAATCCAAAAAAGACGGGAGAGGGCGAGAGTACTCTTTCCAAAGAGGAAAAAAAAGAAAACGAATTACAGGAACTTCATAAAAAAATAAAAGATTTTGAAATTAAGCCGGAAAACGCGGATGAATTTAACGGTTTATTAGCCCAATTTATTGACAGCTATCTAGAAAATGAAGATTACCCTCGACTTGTTGTAGGAGAAGAAGGTCTCGACTTGTATGAACTCTATCAGCAAGCGCTCACTAACTGGCGTGATTTTAGAGTTTCATTTAATAGGGAGAAGACGTGTAAAAAGGTCTCTCATGTCATTGAACTAAGCTCTATACTCAAACCTCTTCGGAAATCAAAAAAAATTACAAAGAATCGAAATAAAGACACTTCTCAATTAAACCCTCAACTTATAAATGATAAATGGGTCTCAAGAGTCACCGCCTTAAGCACTGATCACAAAAATAATGAAGATCGAACACAAGCCACTATAATAAATCATAAAGACGGGCCTATAAACTATTTTGCGGTTTACGACGGCCATGGGGGCTCGGATTGTTCAGAAAAATTAAAAGAACATCTACACACTTATGTCGAAAAAGAATTACAAAACATTTCACTATCCGATCCTTTAGCGACCTCTAATGCTCTAAAAAAAGCTTTTATTAAAGCCAATCAAGCTTGGAAGGAAGCGGCTGAAGAGAATATGTATTTAAATGGCGGGTCAACTGCAACTGTAACTCTTTGGCAAAGAGATGTTCTTTATACAGCCAATGCAGGCGACTCAAGAGCTGTTCTGATTGTTGATGATGAAATTATCCAGCTTTCAAAAGATGCTAAGTTAGAGGATCCAAGGTTTACCCGATCTGTCACAAAAAGGGGCGGGGTAATCAAGAAAAATCGAGTCATGGGGAGCATCGGCATGGCTCGATGTTTTGGAGATTTAGGTATCAAAGGTCTTACAGCTAGGCCCACTATTTCTCGATATAAAGTAGATAATGCTGCCGGCAAAAAGATCTTTTTAATTATAGCAAGCGACGGGGTGTGGGATGTTCTTTCAACACCTGATGTTTTAAAGGTTTATAAAGAGCTTGAAACAAAAGAAGTTGAAACCTTAAGCGATTCACTGGTAAATAGTGCCCTAAAACTTGAAAGCCAAGATGATATTACAGTTTTAGTCACAAGCCCAGGACTTGTTTAA
- a CDS encoding S66 family peptidase: MLAKKLSAGDTIRIIAPSFSGNLVSKNSLRLAEKRLNSLGLKVTFGKNAFEEGPFGSAPLKNRLHDFHEAFRDPEIKAILSFCGGYSANQLILGIDYNLVIKSPKIFCGGSDSTVLQNVLYKKTGLITYYGPDFEDFGLVDTNDSYLLNSFEAALMQEGAYSCLPSKHLKEEVWPLQEGRAEGIILGGNLSSLLALVGTPFMPSFRNAILFIDERKEVSKALFERHFETLTQQLEFKFVEAILIGRFSKESEITHDLLKNLIESKSELKSIPVAANLDFGGCLPIFTFPIGGACQVVINKTKAHISLYPH, from the coding sequence GTGTTAGCGAAAAAATTAAGTGCAGGCGATACTATCCGGATTATAGCTCCTTCTTTTTCCGGAAATCTTGTGTCAAAAAATAGCCTAAGGCTTGCCGAAAAAAGGCTTAATAGTTTGGGCTTAAAGGTAACTTTCGGTAAAAATGCCTTCGAAGAAGGCCCTTTTGGCTCAGCTCCTTTAAAGAATCGTCTCCATGATTTTCATGAGGCGTTTAGAGATCCTGAAATTAAAGCCATTTTATCTTTTTGCGGAGGTTATAGCGCAAATCAATTGATTCTTGGGATTGATTATAATTTAGTCATTAAATCCCCAAAAATTTTTTGCGGAGGCTCTGATAGCACAGTGCTTCAAAATGTCCTTTATAAAAAAACAGGGCTTATCACTTATTATGGGCCGGATTTTGAAGATTTTGGACTCGTCGATACAAATGATTCGTACCTTCTTAACTCATTTGAAGCTGCCCTTATGCAGGAGGGCGCTTATTCTTGTCTTCCCTCCAAACATCTAAAAGAAGAAGTTTGGCCGTTGCAGGAGGGAAGGGCTGAAGGGATTATTTTAGGCGGGAACTTATCAAGTCTCCTCGCTCTTGTAGGAACCCCTTTCATGCCAAGTTTTAGAAATGCCATCCTTTTTATCGATGAGAGAAAAGAAGTTTCCAAAGCTCTTTTTGAAAGGCATTTTGAAACGTTGACCCAGCAATTAGAATTTAAGTTTGTTGAAGCGATTCTTATAGGACGTTTTTCTAAAGAATCCGAAATAACCCATGATTTATTAAAAAATCTGATCGAATCAAAAAGCGAGCTTAAAAGCATTCCGGTTGCGGCTAATTTAGATTTTGGCGGATGCCTTCCTATTTTTACTTTTCCAATAGGGGGGGCTTGTCAAGTCGTCATTAACAAGACAAAAGCTCATATCAGCTTGTACCCGCATTAA
- a CDS encoding glycosyltransferase has product MRIVLFQGKSRYNLLSFWTDELYKAFKKLNVDVVKVNLIDQSSYQADLAIALSKPADLFFSFNGIGGELEKDSFFTRLMTPFWQFFCDHPFHHVNRLNIQSPYLIPSFTGKEHIEAFNALYLNRLSLEIPHAGSSLDSIPGVHKKRSLPLVLFGSYTPPEEIEEKWKGYLPSHRQLLKEQVAKGLETQVYDPFKLLVEAFKDNQIYLDSQHLLKLKLIYVELESYFRNYFRKKLLNHFEKMDLSIHLFGDGFEKLETSLHIKHNALSYEAMVGTLSDCQIVLGTCPVFPKASHERPLTAMIQGALAATEKNQFFDNAFNKDELLLYTWQNLNELGDSVKELLGNEKKRLEIAERGQKKTVSHYSFNQLAETIVARAPYLLNVTRI; this is encoded by the coding sequence ATGCGTATTGTACTTTTTCAAGGGAAATCAAGGTATAACCTCCTTTCTTTTTGGACAGATGAGCTATATAAAGCTTTTAAGAAGCTAAATGTAGATGTCGTAAAAGTGAATTTAATAGATCAATCCTCTTATCAAGCCGATTTGGCGATCGCTCTTTCCAAACCGGCTGATTTATTTTTTTCTTTCAACGGCATTGGAGGTGAACTTGAAAAAGACTCCTTTTTTACAAGGCTGATGACCCCTTTTTGGCAATTTTTTTGCGACCATCCGTTTCATCATGTCAATCGATTGAATATCCAATCCCCTTATCTTATCCCTTCTTTTACAGGAAAAGAACACATCGAGGCTTTTAATGCCCTTTATTTAAACCGTCTCTCTCTAGAAATCCCTCATGCGGGTTCCTCTTTAGATAGCATTCCAGGGGTTCATAAAAAAAGATCCCTTCCCCTAGTTCTTTTCGGCTCCTATACGCCCCCTGAAGAGATTGAGGAAAAATGGAAAGGTTACTTGCCTTCCCATCGGCAATTATTAAAAGAGCAGGTGGCAAAAGGGTTGGAAACCCAAGTCTATGACCCCTTTAAGCTTTTAGTTGAGGCCTTTAAAGACAACCAAATTTATCTCGATTCCCAACACTTGCTTAAACTAAAACTAATCTACGTTGAACTGGAAAGCTATTTTAGAAATTACTTCCGAAAAAAACTATTGAATCATTTTGAAAAGATGGATCTTTCCATCCATCTTTTTGGAGATGGCTTTGAAAAATTGGAAACGAGCCTCCATATAAAGCATAACGCCTTGTCTTATGAGGCTATGGTTGGAACTTTATCTGATTGCCAAATAGTTCTTGGCACCTGTCCCGTTTTTCCAAAGGCGTCTCATGAAAGGCCCTTGACAGCTATGATTCAAGGAGCTCTTGCAGCCACAGAAAAAAATCAATTTTTTGACAATGCCTTTAATAAAGATGAACTGCTTCTATACACTTGGCAAAACCTGAATGAACTTGGAGACTCTGTTAAAGAGCTTTTAGGCAACGAGAAAAAAAGATTGGAAATAGCTGAAAGAGGGCAGAAAAAAACGGTTTCTCACTATAGCTTTAATCAACTTGCTGAAACAATTGTCGCAAGAGCCCCCTATCTTCTTAATGTCACCCGCATATGA
- the aspS gene encoding aspartate--tRNA(Asn) ligase, giving the protein MKERVLAKDLLEHTNKRCLLKGWLHTIRPFGKINFLILRDRSGLSQIVIEDKSIFELISSLQPGSILQVEGDVIAAPKADLGVEIVNPRIEVLTPIKEIPPIEYYKPEIPSDLDFILDNRTISLRNRKIQAVFKIQAELAHAYRIFMHDTVMATEYFAPNIIGASSEGGAEFFNVDYFGYTATLAQSSQLYKQIMVGVNERVFAIMPFFRAENSNTSRHLAEGKQFEFEMGFFNHWHDILDIQEACIKYIVAYLHKVCKTEIELLGGNIVKAPMNIPFPRITFKEAQQIYFERTGVDEREEPDLSPAAEKELCKYALENFGTDLIFVIDWKLAKRPFYASPNKEDPELSNTFDLLCAGTEITSGGERRNTYESMLEGLKLKNMDPSNFEDYLSIFKYGMPPHGGFGMGLERLTMTLLRLNNIREASLFPSDPKRIAGQRLKAKIFYGQETLRNEIIRLLRNGDIEFKHLTHESTPTSEDSARVRGTRLEEGIKSIILKGKSTKKNYQVNLPSHLKLDMKAVSVELGEKCEFESPEVIKERFGLEIGGIPPFGTLLNLETIYDESIESNSKAAFNCGLLTESIIMNSKDLLKTVQPKMAKISKE; this is encoded by the coding sequence ATGAAAGAGCGTGTTTTAGCCAAAGATTTACTTGAACATACCAATAAACGCTGTCTACTTAAAGGCTGGCTTCATACTATAAGACCTTTTGGAAAGATCAATTTTCTTATTTTAAGGGATAGAAGCGGTCTTTCTCAAATTGTCATTGAAGATAAATCGATTTTTGAACTTATTTCAAGCCTTCAGCCGGGGTCTATTCTTCAGGTTGAAGGAGATGTGATTGCCGCTCCAAAAGCAGATTTGGGTGTTGAAATAGTCAACCCTAGAATAGAGGTCCTCACCCCGATCAAGGAAATACCCCCGATCGAATATTACAAGCCTGAAATTCCCTCCGACCTAGATTTTATTTTAGATAATCGCACAATCTCGCTCCGTAACAGGAAAATCCAAGCTGTTTTTAAGATACAAGCAGAACTTGCCCACGCTTACCGAATCTTTATGCATGATACCGTTATGGCAACGGAGTATTTTGCGCCGAACATTATTGGAGCCTCATCAGAAGGCGGCGCAGAATTTTTTAATGTGGATTATTTTGGCTATACAGCCACTTTAGCCCAAAGCAGCCAGCTTTATAAGCAGATAATGGTTGGTGTCAATGAACGGGTGTTTGCAATAATGCCTTTCTTTAGAGCCGAAAATTCTAACACATCCCGTCATCTTGCTGAAGGAAAGCAGTTCGAGTTTGAAATGGGGTTTTTTAACCACTGGCACGATATTTTGGATATTCAAGAGGCTTGCATTAAGTATATTGTGGCCTATCTTCATAAGGTTTGTAAAACTGAAATTGAGCTTCTCGGGGGAAATATTGTAAAAGCCCCGATGAATATCCCTTTTCCAAGGATCACGTTTAAAGAAGCGCAGCAAATCTATTTTGAAAGAACAGGGGTCGATGAAAGGGAGGAGCCCGATTTAAGCCCGGCAGCTGAAAAAGAACTTTGTAAATATGCTCTGGAAAATTTTGGGACTGATCTTATTTTTGTAATTGACTGGAAGCTTGCCAAAAGACCTTTTTACGCAAGCCCAAACAAAGAAGACCCTGAGCTTTCCAATACCTTCGATTTACTTTGCGCCGGAACTGAAATTACCTCGGGCGGCGAAAGACGGAACACCTATGAATCCATGCTTGAAGGACTCAAGCTTAAAAATATGGATCCATCCAATTTTGAAGATTACTTAAGTATTTTTAAATATGGAATGCCGCCTCACGGTGGATTTGGCATGGGGCTTGAAAGGTTAACCATGACTTTGCTTCGTTTAAATAACATCCGTGAAGCCTCGCTTTTTCCCTCGGATCCAAAAAGAATTGCAGGTCAGCGCCTTAAAGCAAAGATCTTTTATGGCCAGGAAACCTTACGCAATGAAATTATCCGTCTCTTAAGAAACGGGGATATTGAATTTAAACATTTGACCCATGAGAGCACACCCACCTCGGAAGACTCAGCGAGAGTTCGCGGCACTCGTCTTGAAGAAGGGATCAAATCCATTATTCTAAAAGGCAAAAGCACTAAGAAAAATTATCAGGTTAATCTGCCTTCCCATCTAAAATTAGATATGAAAGCTGTGAGCGTAGAACTTGGTGAAAAATGTGAATTTGAGTCACCGGAAGTAATTAAAGAGCGCTTTGGCTTAGAAATCGGAGGGATTCCCCCCTTCGGCACGCTTCTTAACTTAGAGACGATTTATGATGAAAGCATAGAGTCTAATTCGAAAGCTGCGTTTAATTGCGGTCTTCTAACAGAATCCATTATCATGAATTCCAAAGATCTATTAAAAACAGTTCAACCAAAAATGGCAAAAATATCGAAAGAATAG
- a CDS encoding DUF2490 domain-containing protein, with the protein MLKFLVYSLIILSLFKLKGEAAEYWQRVTAPFLKKGNWTFDIQGEIRFRDLIDKGYHYQVRERNQYKFSKWLTAGVNGVFITSRGIGEPNYHDEYRLDLDVIPFIEINKNVSLQLRNRLEIRKKEHVSYIEERFRARQTFIFPISEKGILQDYRPSNEVFYDFSEKRFSENRFIPLEVTLKFSKTFLVRPFVMVKTNYRNLHYKSILVLGGDIVF; encoded by the coding sequence ATGTTAAAATTTTTAGTTTATTCTCTAATAATTCTCTCGCTTTTCAAACTTAAGGGAGAAGCTGCAGAGTACTGGCAAAGAGTCACAGCCCCATTTCTTAAGAAAGGGAATTGGACTTTTGACATTCAAGGGGAAATCCGCTTTAGAGACCTTATAGATAAAGGGTATCATTATCAAGTCAGGGAAAGAAATCAGTATAAGTTTTCCAAATGGCTAACTGCAGGTGTCAATGGGGTTTTTATTACTTCAAGAGGGATCGGTGAACCTAATTATCATGATGAGTATCGATTAGATTTGGATGTCATTCCCTTTATAGAAATTAATAAAAATGTATCGCTTCAGCTTCGCAATCGGTTAGAGATTAGAAAAAAAGAACATGTCTCGTACATTGAAGAGAGGTTTAGGGCAAGGCAAACCTTTATTTTTCCAATCAGCGAAAAAGGAATTTTGCAAGATTATAGGCCCTCAAATGAGGTCTTTTACGATTTTAGTGAAAAGCGCTTTAGTGAAAATAGATTTATCCCTTTGGAAGTTACTCTAAAGTTTTCAAAAACTTTCCTCGTAAGACCTTTTGTTATGGTTAAAACGAACTACAGGAATTTACACTACAAAAGCATACTTGTACTCGGCGGAGATATTGTCTTTTAA
- a CDS encoding Rid family detoxifying hydrolase, which produces MTHTPIKTELAPQALGPYSQGIEAFNGSKKMVFVSGQIPVDPKTGKLVQGNIQEATRMCLKNIQAILHEAHLELGDVVRVEIFMTDLSKFLLLNEEYLNHFKGPVFPARQTVEVAKLPKDAEIEISCIAIGPKDF; this is translated from the coding sequence ATGACCCATACCCCAATAAAAACAGAATTAGCCCCTCAAGCTCTTGGCCCTTACTCGCAAGGGATAGAGGCTTTTAATGGCTCTAAGAAAATGGTTTTTGTTTCAGGGCAAATTCCAGTTGATCCGAAAACCGGTAAATTGGTTCAAGGAAATATCCAAGAGGCGACAAGAATGTGTCTAAAAAATATTCAAGCCATTCTTCATGAAGCGCATCTTGAACTTGGAGATGTGGTCCGAGTTGAAATTTTTATGACAGACCTTTCAAAGTTTCTCTTGTTAAATGAAGAATACCTTAATCATTTTAAAGGGCCGGTGTTCCCGGCAAGGCAAACCGTTGAAGTTGCAAAACTGCCAAAAGATGCTGAAATTGAGATTTCTTGTATTGCTATAGGTCCAAAAGATTTTTAA